A window of Phragmites australis chromosome 15, lpPhrAust1.1, whole genome shotgun sequence genomic DNA:
CCTTATGCAAGGCCACTATAGCGCCAGACTGCCAAGTATACGTACATGCAACTACCAACGCGCTCGATCTCAAGGTTGACGAGTACGCGATCATGGCACGAAATACATGGGGTTGGGCACTTTGAACACGCGTTCGCCGGTGCAGTCGCCCTGCAGGTCGCTCCACTGGTCGCCGACGTTGCCGCGGATCCGGTACCCCTCCTCCACCAGCTGCCTCCTCATCGCCGACTTGAACGCCACCGAGCTCTGCCCACGGTAACCCGCACCTCTGCATCGCACATGAACATATCAACATCAGCATAATGCATGTTTGTTACAAACCTTGGTGCTGATTGAAGGCACAAATCGTCGATTATTGCAGTTAAGTAACCTAGCTGCCCATACAATTAATAATGTGATCCTGATTTTTTCTTCCACTGCACCGTGTTGCAGGAATCGTCGTCAATTGTCGAGGGCGATGCCAAGATAGACACCGGTCTATTACAGATTTTCAGTACGTGACATATGACACAACGTGTCTTGCCATTTTAAGCTGGTCGATTCATGATAGGAGCCTTACTTCAATTTTAGGCCTTTAAAGTGTATTAGGCTAAATCAGGCTCGTTTACAAGGGATAGTGTAGGCTTCAATAAAGTCCATCATAATTAGCCTAAAAGAGTTTGGGCTTTTTTTTTGGCTCAATCTTGTACTGTTCCATCGTCGTAACTTTTATATTTTCCTCAACACTTTTATGCACATACAACATGCATCTTTTTTAATGAAGGACATAGGCTCTATACCAACCGgacattaaatatatatatatatatattttataaatatgagcACATGTGTCAAATCTAGAATTTAAATCTGAATAAATAGGTTCCACCACAggaaccataaccaactaaactATGCTTAGTTAACATACAACGTGCATCGTAGGAAGAGCGTGCTCATGCTTCGAGGTGATCGTGAGTTTATAACTTTATTCATCTGCATAACTCTCGTAAGTCGTGACCTCAGGAAGAAACAATACTCAGGTTTACTTTGGCAGAATCAGAATAAGGTCCGTGCATATTACCGGTAGTAACGGTTGAACAAGCAATCAAATCAAGCTAGAAGAAGTATCTATACCTCATGATGAGCCGGTCGTATCCCGAGAAGCCGGCAGCGACCAAATTGGCGGCTGTGCTCGAGCCCAGAGTCTCTTCATCCCTCCCCGTCACAAGGAAGACCCTGAACCCTTCGCCTTTCAGCTTCTGGAACAGCTGCTGCATCGCAGGTATCCCCGGGCAGATCCCTCTGCTCGCCCACATCCTGAACGCCACCGGATCATACGCCCTGCGGGATCGAAGCCAAGTTACAACACATCTGCCACCACGACTCGATCCATATCCATAACAATTATTGGGTCATTGCTTGGATGATCCATGCACGTACCCGAACTGCTTTGCCTGGTAATACAGCAGGTTGGACAGGCAGGTGTCGTCGACGTCGAGGACCCACGCGTCGAGGCCGTCGGCGCCGGCGGGCGCGATCTCGGCTGCGTAGGCGGCGGCCTGGTCCGCGACGCTGCCCACGTCCCAGCGGTACTGGCCCCAGGCCATGTAGCCCTGGACGTAGCCCACGCACGGCGGAGGCACAACGCGCCACCCCTTGGCGTTGTTGGCCTCCACCATCACGCGCCAGCTCAGGCAATAGGGGTCGTTCCACCCGCCGCTCGGCGGCCACAGCCACGGCATCCCCTCGGCTGTCTCCAGCAGGATGCTGAAGCACGGTACGACGACAAGCGTCGTCAAGAGCTTCCACCGGTGAGCCGCCATCGAGAGCACCATCGGAACCAGCTTGCGGCGTTCGTCGTCAACGGCGATCACTGCtcagcctaagagagagagtgcaCTCTGATGAGCAAAGCGGCAGCTGGTGCATGGGTTTTATAGGCACGTACGCCATCGCTCGACGACCTTCTGGTCGACATTGTCCTGTGGAAAAGCAAGCTGCTGCGTGCGGATTAAAGCACGCATGATCTCAGCGATGAATTAGGAGAGAAAGATATCGTCCAAATGGGTTTCTGCCTCAGCTCGTGCAATACGCGCCACTTGCACGCACCGTCGACGCTCCGGCGACGCGACATGTGGACTCAGCCACGGCTCCGGTAATCTCTGTTCTCGATCGACTGCTTTCTGCAAACAATTGTGGCATGACGCCGAACGACAGGAATGCACATGCAGTACTAGAAATAGTAATCGTACCACCGAAAGATCGATACGACGTTTCAGTGAGAGACGAGATAGAGAATTAGAGGTTGCTGATGCATGCGATGCCACCGTTTTTCCTAAAGTGGTTCGTCAGTGGGCGTTGTTGGCGTAGGACCATCCTAGGCTAGGCTTGCTCCTGGCTATCTGAAAGGAATCAAGGGAGAAGAGAAAGCAGGAACGAACCTAGTAGTCGCCATGAAATATTTGCAAGTTGACATTCGGTGCAAAGCCAAGAAGCTTCGTGCTACTGCAGTACTGGGAACCAAGCAAAAAAGCAGTGACCTAAACTCCTCAATTGTCGCTCCTTGCTGGGTACCGGTACTACACTACCGCAACTACTAATGTTTTTCAAGTTTGTAATCCACATAAGCGGGGACAATGCACATGATTGTGTCTTATTCTTGCCGGCAAGACGCAAGAGGAGGGTTTATAACAGGTTGATGATCTGTCAAAGTGCTCATCTTGTTTTGAAGTACCTGACATATTTTGATGGATTACTCTCCTCTACGGGTGCTGCTCTCAGATCATTTTGGTTGGTGGCCTTCAAGATTATTTGTAGTTGCTTTAAGTCGTCGGATCTTGCAAGCCGCAATAGAGCGGTGTTACTGTGGTTTCTCCTCTCAATTAGATCATGCAGTCGCTTTTGGCTGTTATTTGTTATGTTTGCTCTTGCGATGGATCTTAACTCGTTTTGTTGCGTGATTTTTGCTTGGTTTATCCTTAATTAATCGAGCACTTCAGTCTATCGggctttatttttattaatataacaaGCAACTCCCATGTcgatttagttttaaaaaaaattgtgtctTATCCTGCTTGCATCGGCGGGCACAAAGGGGAAGACAATGAAAATCTTTTGTTTTGTACTACCGGCGGCAAGGTCAAATTGAACCAGAGTCAAATGGAACGAAAAGATTTGGTGCTTATTGGACGTGTTACCACTGAGCAAAAGGGGGCATGGGTAAATTGAAACACGAACAGAGGAGTCCACTCAGCATTAGTGGCTGCAAGACAGTGTTAGTCAATTACAGCTATCGCATTTGACTCTGATGCGCCAAAGCTATTAGATACGGTATGCTTTGCAGATTGCATGCACATGGTGGTTGGAACAGGGCACGTTATGGATCATCCAAATCGCAAAAGCCTAGCGGAGGAGTCCTGTGCAGCAAGAACACAGAGGACAGAACACGCGCGCGCTTACGAGGAGCCAGATACCAATGCAAGTTGCTGCAGACGACCTCGATCGAGTAGGGAAAAGAGCACTGTTGTCGCCTTGATCCGGACGGACGTGCACAGAAAGAGATCAGGTTCGGACGTCTGAACGAGCCATCCGAAACATTTTGAAGGAGAACTTCAGAACGATCAAGGTGCCTGCCCTTTTTTGGAGGAAGCACAGTACAGGTTAGGCACGACCAGGAAAAGCGAGCGCAAGGAAGGAGCCGACGAAGGTGCTGTACATTTCGCCAGGCCTATTATATTTAGTCCTGGGCTGTATCTACGCAAGAGGCGACTTTTTAACCCGGACAAGGATAACGCGCGacccctcctctctttctttctaagCCAtcaactgcatgcatgcaactcATGTCAACCGTTTGATTTGCATAGAATGGGGAAAACAATCAGATGGAAACAGACATGTCTCTTTGGTGATGATGTCAGCATACCAGCCGTTGCCCGTTTCGAGTTTTATTGGCACTATTGTTTTCTATTTAACTAGCAAGGGTTCGTGCAAATAGATttgttttaatattttatttttatcataatcCCACCGCTAGCTACTTACTATCCaagtaatataattttttacacttaaatattaatttttcaattcaatttaatcataaatttagagtctgtttgtttgagcttctgcttctggcttctctgAAAAGCTATGTTTCTgtcttttctgaaaagctgattttgaattttagctgaattttttaacttctcagcacactatttttcagaaaagctattcTCAACTAGCTTATCAACTTCTAGTTCATATCCTCTAAAATAGATTTCTGGCTTCTCCAAAAACCACTTTTTAGCAAACTCGTTTATTTGTGCTTCTGGCTTCTGAgcttctgacagaagcagaaaCCAGAAACAGCCAGAAAAATAAAATCCCTTAGTGTTCTTGGTGATCTCCATTAATTTCAGAGACCAACTTAGCCTACTTGGTAATGTATACATTAAGGTCTTGGTGAGACTGATCTGtcatggtgatgaagatgatgtatgAATTGTTTTAAATAAAAATGCTAATCTACCATGAAGAGAGACCCGTCTAGGAGCCCACTATCTAATGATTTGTCTTTTCACACATAAATCTTGATTATTTACCAAGTGCTATGGCAAGCAAACATGAAGAGAAGCTGACCAGTAAATTTTGGGTAGCACGAAGATTATTTATGCTTCACGAAAtacatcatctatttttttccaAACGGAAGGTATGAGGATTATcgattttatattagaaaaaaatatagaaaataaaagtTAATGTCTGTGGCCGATACCACCACTTAAAAAGAAAGCAACACGGCCTAGCCCTCACTGATCATCGATTAGGAGCAGGACTGAAGATCACAACGACTACTCTTGGCCTAATAATGTAAAATCGTAAGCTAAACAGCGCTGATAAATCTCCTCCTTAATCTGGTGTGCCAACTGTGCAGCTGATAGTCGAATATTTTTGAAGATTCTCTGATTCCTTTCTTTCTAAATAttccaaaaaatatatagatacGCCGTTAAAAGCTTTTCGCTGTTGTCATTAGATCTTTTTCCGTATCTAATGTCACCATCGCCTAATTGATGTGTACTCTCCTAGATCCGACAAATTTTAGAGGTTTAGCCATGTGATGAGTTACTTTCACACTTTCTTTATAAAGaagtaatttttatatagatagaGTGTGATCTTATTCTCTATTCGGCATAGCTTGCATGTTAGAGCGTGGGGCCATTCTCTGTGTCAAGATTGTTGGAAGTACACCATCTATTTGCATGTTAAATACTCGATGTAGCATTGAAGAAAAGAGTTTAGAGACTACACGTTTACCTTTTTTAGAGCATTTGCCAGAGGGCTCCAAGATTACTGGAGTGCAGACATGACAGCAAGCGCTGCCTTTTTGCTCGAGTGCTCTTCATCTCACTGTTAATGACGCTTATGTAGTTTTGTGTGTAATGATACTTGGCTAAGATGGTGATGTAGATGTCATACGTTTAAATACCCTCGCACTGCATTTCAGCTTCTGCTTGCTCTTAAGTCTTGCCGGCGGCAGTGTTGTCGAAGTAGCAGAGCATGGCAAGGGGCGGACGATAGCGGTAGCGCATGCTTTCTCCATGCGAGAGCTTGAGCAGCACCCTGTTGCGCGCCATGCAAAATCGACACCTTCATCTTTCTGACTTCCCGTCGCTGGTACGATGTTGATAGCCTGATGCTCGTCAACGTCGGGACCAAGAACGCGTGCAGCACAGGTCAGTGACCTGCAACATGGAGCAGATGCCGCTGGGCGCGAAGTTCAGCTGGTCCTTCATGCTCCCGCTTCTCCCCGTCTCTGAAGGC
This region includes:
- the LOC133893102 gene encoding acid phosphatase 1-like, yielding MVLSMAAHRWKLLTTLVVVPCFSILLETAEGMPWLWPPSGGWNDPYCLSWRVMVEANNAKGWRVVPPPCVGYVQGYMAWGQYRWDVGSVADQAAAYAAEIAPAGADGLDAWVLDVDDTCLSNLLYYQAKQFGAYDPVAFRMWASRGICPGIPAMQQLFQKLKGEGFRVFLVTGRDEETLGSSTAANLVAAGFSGYDRLIMRGAGYRGQSSVAFKSAMRRQLVEEGYRIRGNVGDQWSDLQGDCTGERVFKVPNPMYFVP